In Aspergillus flavus chromosome 3, complete sequence, one genomic interval encodes:
- a CDS encoding 3-phytase A, which yields MKGLYEDRPVRVEGLFRRLSNSKRVAIVSIMAVLSVLLPITFLLSSVTGTPVTSPRQQSCNTVDEGYQCFSGVSHLWGQYSPYFSVDDESSLSEDVPDHCQVTFAQVLSRHGARYPTKSKSEKYAKLIKAVQHNATSFSGKYAFLKSYNYSLGADDLTPFGENQLVDSGIKFYQRYEELAKNVVPFIRASGSDRVIASGEKFIEGFQKAKLGDSKSKRGQPAPIVNVVITETEGFNNTLDHSLCTAFENSTTGDDAEDKFTAVFTPSIVERLEKDLPGTTLSSKEVVYLMDMCSFDTIALTRDGSRLSPFCALFTQEEWAQYDYLQSVSKYYGYGGGNPLGPAQGIGFANELIARLTKSPVKDHTTTNTTLDSNPATFPLNATLYADFSHDNTMTSVFFALGLYNTTEPLSQTSVQSTEETNGYSSARTVPFGARAYVEMMQCTDEKEPLVRVLVNDRVIPLQGCDADEYGRCKRDDFVEGLSFVTSGGNWGECFA from the exons ATGAAGGGCTTATATGAGGACCGTCCCGTCCGCGTGGAGGGGTTGTTCCGTCGTTTGTCTAACAGTAAAAGGGTTGCAATCGTGAGCATCATGGCGGTCCTTAGCGTGCTCCTTCCCATTACCTTCCTTCTCTCGAG TGTTACCGGCACTCCGGTGACCAGCCCGAGACAACAGTCGTGCAATACCGTTGACGAAGGCTACCAGTGCTTCTCCGGGGTCTCTCACTTGTGGGGCCAGTATTCGCCTTACTTCTCGGTCGACGACGAGTCTTCCTTGTCCGAAGACGTTCCGGACCACTGCCAGGTTACCTTTGCCCAAGTGCTCTCCCGTCACGGTGCACGGTATCCAACGAAGAGCAAGTCTGAGAAGTACgccaagctcatcaaggCCGTCCAGCATAATGCTACCTCGTTCTCCGGGAAGTATGCGTTCCTGAAATCTTACAACTACTCCCTCGGCGCCGATGACCTTACGCCTTTTGGAGAGAACCAGTTGGTGGATTCGGGGATCAAGTTCTACCAGCGCTATGAGGAGCTCGCCAAGAACGTCGTTCCTTTCATTAGGGCATCGGGTTCGGATCGGGTAATCGCATCCGGCGAGAAATTCATCGAGGGCTTCCAGAAGGCAAAGCTTGGTGACTCTAAGTCTAAGCGGGGCCAGCCTGCTCCTATTGTCAACGTAGTTATTACTGAGACCGAGGGTTTCAACAACACGTTGGACCACAGTCTCTGCACGGCCTTTGAGAACAGCACAACAGGGGATGACGCAGAGGACAAGTTCACCGCTGTTTTTACGCCCTCGATTGTTGAGCGTCTGGAGAAGGACCTCCCAGGAACCACGCTCTCCAGCAAAGAGGTGGTTTATCTGATGGACATGTGCTCATTCGACACCATCGCCTTGACCCGTGACGGCAGTCGGCTATCCCCCTTCTGCGCTTTGTTCACCCAGGAAGAATGGGCACAATATGACTACCTGCAGTCAGTCTCTAAGTACTACGGCTACGGTGGAGGAAACCCTCTCGGACCTGCGCAGGGCATCGGCTTTGCTAACGAGCTGATCGCTCGCCTGACCAAGTCTCCGGTTAAGGatcacaccaccaccaataCCACGCTGGACTCAAATCCCGCCACCTTCCCGCTGAATGCTACGCTCTATGCGGACTTCTCGCACGATAACACGATGACCTCCGTTTTCTTCGCGCTTGGTCTGTATAATACGACCGAGCCCCTCTCTCAGACTTCGGTGCAGTCCACTGAGGAGACGAACGGATATTCATCCGCCCGGACCGTTCCATTCGGGGCCAGAGCCTACGTCGAGATGATGCAGTGCACGGATGAGAAGGAGCCTCTCGTCCGCGTACTGGTCAACGACCGGGTCATTCCGCTGCAAGGCTGTGATGCTGATGAGTATGGCCGGTGTAAACGGGACGATTTCGTCGAAGGACTGAGCTTCGTTACATCGGGTGGAAACTGGGGAGAGTGCTTTGCTTAA
- a CDS encoding aldehyde dehydrogenase, whose protein sequence is MPLCPSPLLTRLCLRGPPLFKLPLSSSLPRRLFYSSPAIMSDVTVQLTAPNGRKYAQPIGLFINNEFVPSKSGEKFATINPADEKEIASVYAAGEEDIDIAVKAARKAFKDPSWKLLPPTDRGALMLKLADLIEQHREILATIETWDNGKPYSVSLSSDLGEVINTLRYYAGWADKVHGQTISTTPDKLAYTLRQPIGVVGQIIPWNFPLAMAAWKLGPALACGNTIVMKPAEQTPLSILYLATLIKEAGFPPGVINIVNGLGRVAGSALVTHPDVDKVAFTGSTLTGREVMKLAAGTLKNITLETGGKSPLVVFGDADIEQAAKWAHIGIMYNQGQVCTATSRILVHESIYDKFIELFKQEVASVSKVGDPFADDTFQGPQVTKAQYDRVLSYIEAGKSEGATLVAGGEPYKNVGDGKGFFIAPTIFTNVKDNMRIYREEVFGPFVVISSFAAEDEAVTRANDTTYGLGAAIFTKDIERAHRVASEIEAGMVWINSSNDSDFRVPFGGIKQSGIGRELGEAGLEAYSQVKAIHVNLGSKL, encoded by the exons ATGCCCCTCTGTCCCTCTCCACTCTTAACCCGCCTGTGCCTGCGTGGTCCTCCCCTCTTCAAGCTCCCTTTATCCTCCTCACTTCCTCGTCGACTCTTTTACAGCTCCCCAGCCATCATGTCGGACGTCACTGTACAATTGACGGCCCCCAATGGGCGTAAGTACGCTCAGCCCATTGGTCTGTTTATCAACAACGAGTTTGTTCCGTCCAAATCGGGCGAGAAGTTTGCCACGATCAACCCTGC agatgagaaagagattGCCTCTGTATATGCTGCGGGCGAGGAAGATATTGACATCGCCGTCAAGGCTGCCCGCAAGGCATTCAAGGATCCATCATGGAAGCTACTTCCACCAACGGACCGGGGCGCTTTGATGCTGAAGCTGGCAGATCTCATTGAACAGCACAGGGAGATTCTGGCTACCATTGAAACGTGGGATAATG GCAAGCCTTACTCTGTCTCCTTGAGCTCGGACCTGGGTGAGGTCATCAACACTCTTCGGTATTATGCTGGCTGGGCCGACAAGGTTCATGGCCAAACCATTAGCACCACGCCGGACAAGCTTGCCTACACCCTTCGTCAGCCAATTGGTGTAGTGGGCCAGATCATCCCATGGAACTTTCCCCTTGCCATGGCTGCATGGAAACTTGGCCCTGCGCTGGCTTGCGGTAATACCATTGTCATGAAGCCAGCTGAGCAGACACCCCTCAGCATTCTCTACCTCGCCACGCTCATCAAGGAAGCCGGATTCCCCCCGGGTGTTATCAATATCGTCAACGGCCTCGGAAGAGTTGCCGGCAGCGCCCTGGTGACCCACCCTGATGTCGATAAGGTTGCCTTTACCGGCTCAACCTTGACTGGCCGAGAGGTCATGAAGTTGGCCGCCGGTACTTTGAAAAACATCACCCTTGAAACCGGCGGTAAATCTCCCTTGGTCGTCTTTGGCGACGCAGATATTGAGCAGGCTGCTAAATGGGCGCACATCGGCATCATGTACAATCAAGGACAGGTCTGCACAGCAACTTCTCGTATCTTGGTCCACGAATCAATCTATGACAAGTTTATCGAGCTTTTCAAGCAAGAAGTGGCCTCGGTCAGCAAAGTTGGTGATCCCTTCGCCGACGACACCTTCCAGGGCCCTCAGGTCACCAAGGCACAGTACGACCGAGTCCTTTCGTACATCGAGGCTGGCAAATCCGAAGGAGCAACTCTCGTCGCTGGCGGCGAGCCTTACAAGAACGTCGGCGACGGCAAGGGCTTCTTCATCGCGCCAACCATCTTCACGAACGTCAAGGACAACATGCGTATCTATCGCGAGGAGGTCTTCGGCCCGTTCGTCGTTATTTCCAGCTTTGCTGCTGAGGATGAGGCCGTGACCCGCGCCAACGACACGACCTACGGACTGGGAGCAgccatcttcaccaaagATATTGAGCGGGCGCACCGCGTGGCCTCTGAGATCGAAGCGGGCATGGTCTGGATTAACAGCAGCAACGACAGCGACTTCCGCGTTCCCTTCGGTGGCATCAAGCAGAGCGGTATCGGCCGTGAGCTCGGCGAAGCCGGATTGGAAGCATACTCGCAGGTCAAGGCCATTCACGTCAACCTCGGATCCAAGCTGTAA
- a CDS encoding GPI-anchored cell surface glyco protein: protein MLTTTKVAGRSSVTRGEASPAPSLLDSASRNSRRSSSRASRKATRELELNLSHPSRLAVSLPPTPITSSFEEALSSTQRAKRHRSVNYYEKTPKSKGAETPDQKNASFSAQPSGSASRKSSRSRKSENADKDVVKARDSTGDQAVTPASTSNPKRKSQTEQSTLHTYLQKKPQERRKTLTTQAEASDKNNPKSDSKHDLNSPAMGAAVSSSRKTRKSIPAKLNGIESTEKATPKSKLATRLSTPVSRKDRKSKSLVEAEQVPKSTPRVKPESTPAVNSMSKADKSQAYITADPVTPAERTPVSTPNATVTRSRRRDRKSARKSMAGRSQLANESSQTDTATNTDAEDRKPVIQDSDKPASQDSDKGSSEPQQATKRPSNTVTLSLGRKSLESFVQKTLESASYGNEVADSVEGTPVRVYDDSYHFDYDTDMYRNNFGLDGQMDTPASPTSFSTTTSTGARMSGRTRKPTIRALESLESERRFRRPRAQTPGKAESSATGKQSDKAPNGQKDAEQPKTAPAETTQVPSATPQPDVDAFARRIFELAAAAVSDDFVPAPEADTWLEQLRKEYQGKGDTEVAAVAAVVEGESRPPSDDQPTTEQWTDEDGWTHTGQINQFGEEYVVVGPDFEWYRPNNTYGDKQLPEPPVRLRSLEQSEKDRIFGFPPRIGERNLPRATNFPFMMEDVYHERAKIKAREEARQKGITVDRSMSVPQIEALIDRHSKSGSSQSSETPAPAPASAKSSKPDRPAGSRKRRRTEPAIPSEAPSTNDSTTESTHKPKRRRKNTVGASAPTPTETEPSSEKPKTLKLKLIFSKRELPATPSASNTTNTSAKPKKRPHSEIETDGDNAASNGPSKSPKTASSNPTTTPRRLLKLSTPKQGQKEKSNAAPTSTPEVPPSADQNSLTTPGGRPRRRAAAALMAEFQNHKEERARRANARKKTNPDNPDEPNSSQASGSSAKQH from the exons ATgctaacaacaacaaaagtGGCTGGTAGATCTTCTGTTACTCGGGGAGAGGCCTCGCCGGCGCCTTCGCTCCTGGATTCGGCTTCT AGAAACTCCCGACGAAGCTCTTCTCGCGCTTCAAGGAAAGCAACGCGAGAACTTGAACTCAATCTCTCTCATCCATCTCGTTTGGCAGTGTCTCTACCCCCAACCCCTATCACTTCCTCTTTTGAAGAGGCGTTGTCGTCAACACAGCGTGCTAAGAGACACCGCTCTGTCAACTACTACGAAAAGACGCCAAAGTCCAAAGGAGCCGAGACTCCGGACCAGAAGAACGCATCGTTCTCAGCTCAGCCATCAGGCAGCGCCTCTAGAAAGAGTAGTCGTAGTCGCAAGTCCGAGAACGCTGACAAAGACGTTGTCAAGGCGCGTGATTCCACGGGTGACCAAGCTGTCACTCCTGCCTCTACCTCTAATCCCAAACGCAAATCTCAAACTGAGCAATCTACCCTGCACACATATCTGCAGAAGAAGCCTCAAGAAAGGCGAAAGACCTTGACTACACAAGCTGAGGCATCTGATAAGAACAACCCTAAATCTGACTCCAAACACGACCTCAATTCTCCAGCCATGGGTGCCGCAGTATCTAGCAGCCGCAAGACTAGGAAGTCTATCCCAGCTAAGCTGAACGGCATTGAGAGCACTGAAAAAGCTACTCCTAAATCTAAATTGGCCACTCGTCTCTCTACTCCTGTCTCTCGCAAAGACCGCAAGTCTAAGAGTCTTGTCGAAGCTGAGCAAGTGCCCAAGTCGACCCCTCGTGTCAAGCCAGAATCGACCCCAGCTGTGAATTCAATGTCTAAAGCAGACAAATCCCAAGCCTACATAACTGCAGACCCAGTTACTCCAGCTGAGCGGACTCCTGTCTCAACCCCGAATGCCACAGTAACAAGATCCCGTCGCAGAGACCGCAAGTCTGCCAGAAAGTCCATGGCAGGTCGCTCGCAACTGGCGAATGAATCGTCTCAAACAGATACTGCGACCAATACTGATGCCGAGGATCGCAAACCAGTCATTCAGGACTCCGACAAACCTGCTTCTCAGGACTCGGATAAGGGAAGCTCGGAGCCTCAGCAAGCAACCAAGAGACCGAGCAATACTGTAACCCTGAGTCTGGGCCGCAAGTCTCTCGAGTCTTTTGTTCAGAAAACTCTCGAGTCCGCCTCCTATGGCAATGAAGTCGCTGATAGCGTTGAGGGGACCCCCGTCCGCGTGTACGATGATTCTTATCATTTTGATTATGATACGGATATGTATCGCAACAATTTCGGTCTCGATGGCCAAATGGACACACCGGCCTCACCTACAAGCTTCTCCACAACTACCTCCACCGGCGCGCGAATGTCCGGCCGGACCCGAAAGCCTACTATCAGGGCATTAGAGTCCCTCGAATCAGAGCGGCGTTTCCGCCGACCCCGGGCCCAAACGCCCGGAAAGGCTGAGTCGTCCGCGACCGGGAAACAGAGTGACAAGGCACCCAACGGACAGAAGGATGCTGAGCAGCCGAAGACAGCGCCAGCAGAAACTACGCAGGTGCCATCTGCCACCCCACAGCCAGATGTGGACGCCTTTGCCCGCCGGATATTTGAGTTGGCCGCGGCAGCCGTTTCAGACGACTTTGTGCCGGCGCCTGAAGCTGACACCTGGCTCGAACAGCTGCGAAAAGAGTACCAGGGCAAAGGGGATACGGAGGTTGCCGCAGTTGCGGCGGTGGTTGAGGGAGAGAGTAGGCCACCCTCGGATGACCAACCTACTACAGAACAGTGGACTGACGAGGATGGTTGGACGCACACAGGTCAAATTAATCAGTTTGGAGAGGAGTACGTCGTTGTTGGCCCTGATTTTGAGTGGTACAGGCCCAACAATACGTACGGGGACAAGCAACTGCCCGAGCCCCCTGTGCGCCTAAGGTCCCTAGAACAGTCCGAGAAGGATCGTATTTTCGGCTTTCCACCACGTATTGGAGAGCGTAACCTGCCTCGTGCAACCAATTTTCCGTTCATGATGGAGGACGTTTATCACGAACGGGCTAAGATTAAGGCCCGCGAGGAAGCCCGGCAGAAGGGCATCACCGTTGACAGGTCGATGTCAGTCCCTCAGATTGAGGCACTGATCGACCGGCACAGCAAGAGCGGCAGCTCGCAATCGTCTGAGACTCcggctccagctccagcttcCGCAAAGAGTTCGAAACCGGACAGGCCCGCTGGGTCCCGGAAGCGACGACGTACGGAGCCCGCTATCCCAAGCGAGGCGCCCTCAACCAATGATTCCACCACAGAGAGTACACATAAGCCTAAGAGAAGACGCAAGAACACGGTAGGAGCATCGGCACCGACCCCGACTGAAACAGAGCCTTCATCCGAAAAGCCCAAGACCCTCAAACTCAAACTCATCTTCTCGAAACGTGAATTGCCAGCAACTCCTTCTGCTTCCAACACGACTAACACATCTGCCAAACCGAAGAAGCGCCCCCATTCCGAAATCGAGACAGACGGCGACAACGCCGCCAGCAACGGTCCTTCGAAGAGCCCTAAAACCGCTTCATCCAATCCCACGACTACCCCCAGACGCCTCCTCAAGCTCTCGACCCCGAAACAAGgacagaaggagaagagcaacgCTGCTCCCACCTCCACCCCCGAAGTCCCCCCTTCCGCTGATCAGAATTCGCTTACAACCCCGGGCGGACGTCCTCGTCGTcgcgcagcagcagcattgATGGCCGAGTTTCAGAACCacaaagaggaaagggcTCGCAGAGCCAACGCGCGCAAGAAAACCAACCCCGATAATCCCGATGAGCCGAATTCCAGTCAGGCTTCTGGCTCCTCCGCGAAGCAGCACTAG
- a CDS encoding regucalcin like protein (calcium homeostasis protein Regucalcin, putative), whose amino-acid sequence MSAFQKWTVTEPYIDIAGTLLEGPFYDEPRNEFRFVDIWEQKFYVVDLAKGPDSLKTIDTSASIGVTANIKDSGDAYNGQIIVAAKHGYALLDRATGQLSYISKVWDDQKDPERARIMRFNDGAVDSHGRFWAGSMNDPKVQSPVNEAVLFRLDPDMKVRRMVEGLTIPNGIGWNHADDTMYLTDSPTGKIYAYDFDAQTGEISNRRVHFDLGEPKEPDGFAIDAEGCIWSAIYGGGKVIRISPEGKVIGEVSLPTRNITCPIFVGTELLITTAKDDTDDEQFPNSIRYGGRVYRVDVGIRGKPKNEFRFQN is encoded by the exons ATGTCAGCGTTCCAGAAATGGACGGTCACTGAG CCGTACATCGATATCGCAGGGACCTTGTTGGAGGGACCGTTCTATGATGAGCCCAGAAATGAGTTCCGCTTTGTTGATATCTGGGAGCAGAAGTTCTATGTGGTGGACTTAGCCAAAGGCCCAGACTCATTGAAGACTATTGATACGTCTGCTTCCATCGG GGTAACTGCCAACATCAAAGATTCTGGCGATGCCTACAACGGCCAGATAATTGTAGCCGCAAAACATGGATATGCTCTTCTCGACCGCGCCACGGGTCAGCTCTCGTATATCTCCAAGGTTTGGGATGACCAGAAGGACCCAGAGAGAGCCCGCAT AATGCGTTTCAACGACGGGGCAGTCGACAGCCATGGGCGATTCTGGGCGGGTTCAATGAATGACCCCAAAGTGCAGTCCCCGGTCAACGAGGCCGTTCTTTTCAGACTGGACCCCGACATGAAAGTGCGCCGTATGGTCGAAGGTCTGACTATTCCTAATGGGATTGGTTGGAACCATGCAGACGATACAATGTACCTGACCGACTCACCCACTGGCAAAATTTACGCGTATGACTTCGATGCCCAAACCGGAGAGATTAGCAACCGTAGAGTCCACTTTGACCTGGGAGAACCAAAGGAACCTGATGGTTTTGCCATTGATGCAGAAGGCTGTATCTGGAGCGCCATTTACGGGGGTGGTAAAGTCATCCGTATCTCACCGGAAGGGAAAGTCATTGGAGAAGTGTCGCTTCCCACGAGAAACATCACCTGTCCGATCTTTGTGGGGACTGAGCTACTCATCACCACTGCCAAGGATGACACCGATGATGAGCAGTTCCCGAACTCAATTCGGTATGGAGGGCGAGTCTATAGAGTTGACGTGGGAATCAGGGGCAAGCCCAAGAATGAGTTTCGGTTCCAAAActga
- a CDS encoding putative oligosaccharyltransferase subunit ribophorin II (hypothetical protein Ao3042_09214), whose translation MQLWNTVLQLSLLAFTAAPTAAASAWGFTDATVSVQTKGAGVGSGLKENIPDNKALTKPVSLGSADTLKVTLTAREGSSGKRAHQVFLLLQDPETGLDISYPFNVKENGKSRVELTQKDLPVQFLSLAEPLDAKLLIGSFGSAEAYNGAAFKLAVTRNPDQPVPTVEVSRYGKLPEIHHIFKEDARSPPIVITLAFVAMVLGTLPVLAGVWLFLGANVCHLPKALKASPVSHCVFLGSLLSIEGIFFLYYRSWTLFQILPAVAVAGTVAFISGSRALGEVQGRRLDGLR comes from the exons ATGCAGTTGTGGAATACTGTCCTCCAGCTCAGTTTGCTGGCTTTTACTGCCGCCCCGACCGCAGCGGCATCCGCGTGGGGGTTTACTGATGCCACCGTGTCAGTTCAAACCAAGGGCGCTGGAGTCGGTTCTGGATTGAAGGAAAA TATCCCCGACAACAAGGCCCTCACCAAGCCCGTCTCCCTCGGAAGTGCCGACACCTTGAAGGTGACTCTCACAGCCCGCGAAGGCAGCTCCGGAAAACGCGCGCACCAGgttttcctcctcctccaagaccCGGAGACCGGACTAGACATCTCTTATCCCTTCAATGTGAAGGAAAATGGCAAATCGAGGGTTGAGCTG ACTCAAAAGGACCTTCCTGTTCAATTTCTCTCCTTGGCTGAGCCTCTCGACGCAAAGCTCTTGATCGGGTCTTTTGGCAGCGCGGAGGCCTACAATGGCGCTGCGTTCAAGTTGGCCGTTACCCGGAACCCCGATCAGCCAGTCCCGACGGTTGAGGTCTCGAGATACGGAAAGCTTCCTGAGATCCACCACATTTTCAAGGAGGATGCCCGAAGCCCACCGATTGTCATCACTCTCGCGTTTGTGGCAATGGTGCTTGGCACTCTTCCCGTTCTTGCTGGTGTG TGGCTATTCCTCGGCGCCAACGTTTGCCACCTCCCCAAAGCCTTGAAGGCATCCCCTGTTTCCCACTGTGTCTTCCTCGGCTCTCTTCTCTCGATCGAagggatcttcttcttgtacTATCGGTCCTGGACACTCTTCCAGATCCTTCCTGCGGTCGCCGTGGCTGGCACGGTCGCATTCATCAGTGGCAGTCGCGCTTTGGGTGAAGTGCAAGGCAGACGCCTTGATGGTCTTCGGTAA
- a CDS encoding synaptic vesicle transporter (unnamed protein product) has product MHTVPNRQLDPTPDGVEVLEYAREPGDGEGQQHKEQISNTPDSDQDVEYLYLNFDTTLPHPVGITSPQPEQASPPPCPNLTKYASPFMWAESRKTVVTVISCCVTAMSAYAAGSYTSPADELTAKWNVSRVVYNLGISLYTLGFAIAPMVLAPFSEINGRRPIFVSSGLVFTVCLIGSGATESFAGMLVARFFLGVGGSTFSTMVGGVISDIYHAEHRNVPMSCFSGAVLFGTGLGPLIPGFIDYRANWRWIHYSQAIASAVLMLVLFVFLNETRGSVLLSRKAKALNKYYDTLESAGYVGVVFCSDDDFMEKQQVRRIRWKVKSDEERESITKMITISCFRPFHLLLTEPVVFFFSLWVSFSWAVLYLQFIAIPIVFSTNYHFNVEQTGAVFAAVSIGALLATPLSIYQEKFAMRIGKMSSTPEGRLYFTCAESILLPIGLFWFGWTSFSSVPWIVPTIAVGCSTIGIFSIYLAAFNYLADTYHRYASSAIAAQSFCRNVMGAVFPLVTNAMFNNLGYPAASSLLGGIGVLLTIVPWVLVFYGPQIRARSKFASEIMNQH; this is encoded by the exons ATGCATACCGTACCCAATCGGCAGTTAGATCCGACCCCAGATGGCGTTGAAGTGCTAGAATACGCAAGGGAACCGGGGGATGGAGAGGGACAGCAGCATAAAGAGCAAATAAGCAACACACCGGATTCTGATCAAGATGTTGAATATCTCTATCTCAACTTTGACACCACCTTGCCACACCCCGTGGGCATCACTTCCCCGCAGCCGGAACAAGCGTCTCCACCACCATGCCCCAATCTCACAAAGTACGCTTCACCCTTCATGTGGGCAGAATCCCGCAAGACCGTCGTCACAGTTATATCGTGCTGCGTAACAGCTATGTCGGCTTACGCTGCGGGATCGTACACCTCTCCGGCTGATGAGTTGACAGCCAAGTGGAATGTGAGCAGGGTTGTATATAATCTGGGGATTTCTCTATATACTTTAGGTTTCGCTATCGCTCCCATGGTGCTGGCACCTTTCTCGGAAATTAATGGGAGGCGGCCTATTTTTGTGTCTAGCGGTTTAGTATTTACCG TGTGCTTGATCGGAAGCGGCGCCACGGAGTCTTTTGCTGGCATGCTTGTGGCCAGGTTCTTTCTTGGTGTTGGCGGAT CTACCTTTTCGACAATGGTGGGCGGTGTCATCAGTGATATATACCATGCTGAACACCGCAATGTCCCCATGTCGTGCTTCTCTGGCGCAGTTCTCTTTGGGACGGGCCTGGGGCCACTCATTCCTGGCTTCATTGATTACCGCGCCAATTGGCGTTGGATCCACTACTCCCAAGCTATCGCTTCTGCAGTGCTAATGCTTGTcctctttgtctttctcaACGAAACCCGGGGGAGCGTGCTTTTAAGCCGAAAAGCTAAAGCTCTCAATAAGTACTACGACACACTGGAAAGCGCAGGCTATGTTGGCGTTGTGTTTTGCTCAGACGACGACTTCATGGAAAAACAACAGGTCAGACGCATACGGTGGAAGGTAAAAAGCGACGAAGAGCGCGAGAGTATAACCAAGATGATCACCATATCCTGCTTTAGGCCGTTCC ACCTTTTGTTAACCGAACCCgtggttttcttcttttcgctcTGGGTGTCTTTTAGCTGGGCAGTCCTGTACCTCCAGTTCATTGCGATCCCAATCGTCTTTTCGACCAACTACCATTTCAATGTGGAGCAGACCGGCGCAGTTTTTGCAGCGGTGTCTATCGGTGCATTGCTGGCTACCCCTTTGAGCATCTACCAGGAGAAGTTCGCTATGCGGATTGGTAAGATGTCGAGCACCCCAGAGGGGCGTTTGTATTTCACATGTGCCGAGTCGATTTTGCTGCCCATTGGTCTCTTCTGGTTTGGATGGACATCATTTTCCTCAGTCCCGTGGATCGTGCCAACGATTGCTGTGGGATGCTCGACGATAGGCATTTTCTCCATCTACTTGGCCGCCTTCAACTACCTTGCTGATACTTACCATCGATACGCCAGTTCAGCGATTGCTGCGCAGTCATTCT GTCGAAATGTTATGGGGGCCGTCTTCCCACTGGTTACCAATGCAATGTTTAATAACCTGGGTTACCCAGCAGCCTCCAGTCTGCTCGGGGGTATT GGTGTTCTGCTGACAATCGTGCCCTGGGTCCTAGTGTTCTATGGACCTCAAATCCGTGCCAGAAGTAAATTTGCAAGT GAAATCATGAATCAACATTAG
- a CDS encoding PUA-like domain-containing protein, with amino-acid sequence MTTMPVKKRKSESVPAAEENNSPKRAAVPDPATGEKRKRGRPRKYPEGSGPKPSPGPKRGRGRPRKDPSASTPSKPSTPKEGKRPVGRPRKYPAQNGADTPTDRSTQPKSESADAKAEDEADEDDSGRSYWLMKAEPESRLEKGVDVKFSIDDLASRSKPEPWDGVRNPAARNHIREMKKGDYAFFYHSNCKVPGVAGFMEIVQEHTPDESAFDPAHPYYDEKSSREDPKWDVVHVEFRRKFQNFVSLNDLKAHAKAGDPLENLQVLKQSRLSVSRVTKKEWDFILGLAKEKESSSSEGESAEETSE; translated from the exons ATGACAACAATGCCAgtcaagaagcgcaagtcTGAAAGCGTGCCTGCGGCCGAAGAAAACAATTCCCCTAAAAGA GCTGCTGTCCCTGATCCAGCTActggagagaaaaggaagagaggtCGTCCTCGCAAGTACCCTGAAGGAAGTGGCCCCAAGCCTTCGCCGGGTCCTAAAAGGGGCCGGGGCCGTCCCCGCAAGGATCCGTCTGCCA GTACTCCCTCGAAACCGAGTACTCCTAAGGAGGGCAAGCGGCCAGTCGGAAGGCCTAGGAAGTATCCTGCTCAGAATGGAGCAGACACCCCGACAGACAGATCCACGCAACCGAAATCGGAGTCAGCAGATGCCAAGGCTGAGGATGAGGcggatgaagatgattccGGCCGCTCGTATTGGTTGATGAAAGCTGAGCCCGAGTCGCGCTTAGAGAAAGGGGTTGATGTTAAGTTCTCCATCGATGACTTGGCCTCGCGTAGCAAGCCAGAACCCTGGGATG GTGTGCGGAACCCTGCTG CAAGGAATCACATcagagagatgaagaagggcgACTACGCTTTCTTTTACCACTCCAACTGCAAAGTGCCTGGAGTTGCGGGCTTTATGGAGATTGTACAAGAACATACACCAGACG AGTCTGCCTTTGACCCTGCACACCCATACTACGACGAGAAATCTTCCCGAGAGGACCCCAAATGGGACGTGGTCCATGTCGAGTTCCGACGCAAGTTCCAGAACTTCGTCTCACTAAACGACCTCAAAGCTCACGCGAAGGCGGGAGATCCACTCGAGAACCTTCAGGTTCTGAAACAATCCCGGCTCAGTGTTTCCCGCGTTaccaagaaagaatgggACTTCATCCTAGGGTTAGCCAAGGAAAAGGAgtcatcgtcatcggagGGAGAGAGCGCAGAAGAAACCAGCGAGTAG